The following proteins come from a genomic window of Synechococcus sp. BIOS-E4-1:
- a CDS encoding response regulator transcription factor — translation MLITIDESFRLLSQHLRDLSGSHRILVATANRPYALALASLFALQGSDQKCPLIGIASTREEALSCLDGIYEPVLAFVSEQLEECRGLDLVVDLKRRSVPESPIATVFTLKGADPTLMREALASPADVVLTRRSLDLTSIANAMQSIQAGERFVDPFIPYAICHRDPRDAHALSDRERMVLTLLCDGMTNKQIAETLLIAETTARGHVQSIMRKLNVKDRTAAAVEGIRRHWVD, via the coding sequence GTGCTGATCACCATTGATGAGTCATTCCGCCTTCTGAGCCAGCATCTGCGGGATCTCTCTGGCAGCCATCGCATCCTTGTGGCGACAGCCAATCGTCCCTATGCCCTGGCCTTGGCCAGTCTCTTCGCCCTGCAAGGCAGCGACCAAAAATGTCCTCTGATCGGGATCGCTTCGACCCGTGAGGAGGCTTTGTCCTGTCTGGATGGCATCTACGAACCAGTGCTGGCCTTCGTCAGCGAGCAGTTGGAGGAATGTCGGGGGCTGGATCTGGTTGTTGACCTCAAGCGTCGGTCTGTGCCGGAGTCTCCGATCGCCACAGTCTTTACGCTCAAAGGAGCGGATCCCACCCTGATGCGGGAGGCTCTCGCCAGTCCCGCGGATGTGGTCCTCACACGCCGCAGCCTTGATCTGACCTCAATCGCCAATGCGATGCAGTCGATCCAGGCCGGTGAGCGATTTGTGGATCCATTCATCCCCTATGCCATCTGTCACAGAGACCCCCGTGACGCCCATGCCCTGTCAGATCGGGAACGCATGGTGCTGACACTGCTGTGCGATGGCATGACCAACAAGCAAATTGCTGAGACGCTGTTGATCGCTGAAACCACGGCAAGAGGTCATGTGCAGTCGATCATGCGCAAGCTGAACGTGAAGGACCGCACTGCTGCTGCGGTGGAAGGAATCAGGCGTCACTGGGTTGACTGA
- a CDS encoding glycosyl hydrolase family 18 protein, with amino-acid sequence MATFAVGDFSQDIRGFDPVSDKLDFGNVSVHSLILGQDENGFATIVFPWQPDQFQRILGTDGLGIRWSDLSADNFAPVANEHLRQDIGAVMSWENQTGPGFDNLDSVPQDTVYIRSHEKDSVTRIDNFNPLTDKINFLYFGTRERLEVENVGADLVISSEPNGQQFVFTGIQKEDLIGANLEFHFDQIEEDLLDRAFGFSPEQLALADRTSLFTPDGGYTDGAQSRPGQFVTAAGEAPGQPTSLDESQRLIQERADQSESVPVGPASQQDSGGMGVMDMSMDMDMDMDMDMDMTAPDLSAAVMNLPGGSNVHNSCLQLDVDGSLWWGGGISGNLIVRNPMGVAVEDWQVSFLTPHGSFESWSGEVQVSDAGNGLNKVTLTPADWNRSIAANGEISISFNAQGEDLADSGALTSAEFFADVVAPVAIQAPEFMAGEAVISDPQPLDEQQFSPSEGDAQSESGLSFAEPASADVAADQPVDFGVVEDVVKEAPSPASADSNALMLEASGNLYWGGMSGILRITNISESAIDNWSVSFDTPHSNFQSWAGSSDLEALSGGGTRVTLTPATWNNTIAAGQSIDVSFNAVSEGIPNSGELTSALFFSQVNGSEVASTDSEVSVEVVSTGGLADTAAPALSPTGTSLPTSTDPVSAEPDGVSTSSQPEDLVNPVQPGSATDRLVIAPEVVTTSGQEISASDKKVVAYFEEWGIYERDFLVQDINVEQLTHINYSFFDVKANGDVQLFDTWAATDKRFTAAEQVSRTFSQADWLELESERFQAYTAGADFVATTNSDGSVTVTGVPMGWNTPVDYVGNLRQFDLLKQLHPEVNLGFALGGWTLSDEFSLAVDSEADREAFTDNIVDVFQRYDFFNTVDFDWEYPGGGGESGNASSPEDGVNFALTLELLRGKLDQLEQVTGEDYEVSIATAGGYDKLANLNLPGVDPYVDFYNVMTYDFHGGWESKTGHQAAMINDPGGYDVVTAIEQFQLNNVDLNKVILGAPTYTRAWGDVDAGETLGLGNYGDSRQAPGSFEVGNYDQKDLITGINDGSYELIWDDDSKAAFAYNDATRVWSSVETPATIAGKTAFVDDMGLGGMMFWALSNDSSGDQSLITAASELLRGSATFDEVISRSEQFDFILGGDGQFGPDDFTQSNPGSVGGGMNRSDPDPFNTAVSMDDRDDGSSLVDSTQMF; translated from the coding sequence ATGGCAACTTTTGCTGTTGGTGATTTCAGTCAGGACATTCGTGGCTTTGATCCGGTGTCTGACAAGCTTGACTTCGGGAATGTTTCTGTTCACAGCCTGATTCTCGGCCAGGATGAGAATGGTTTCGCGACAATTGTTTTCCCATGGCAGCCTGATCAGTTTCAGCGAATTCTTGGCACCGACGGACTTGGTATCCGTTGGAGCGATCTCAGCGCAGATAACTTTGCTCCAGTGGCGAATGAGCATCTTCGCCAGGATATTGGTGCTGTCATGTCCTGGGAAAACCAGACTGGACCTGGCTTTGACAATCTTGATTCAGTTCCCCAGGACACTGTTTACATCCGTTCGCATGAGAAAGACAGCGTCACCAGGATTGATAATTTCAATCCTCTGACAGACAAGATTAATTTTCTCTACTTCGGTACCCGTGAACGCTTGGAGGTTGAGAACGTTGGCGCGGATTTGGTCATCAGCTCAGAGCCAAATGGCCAGCAGTTTGTTTTCACTGGGATCCAGAAGGAGGATCTGATTGGCGCTAATTTGGAGTTCCATTTTGATCAGATTGAGGAGGATCTTCTTGATCGAGCGTTTGGCTTCAGTCCCGAGCAGCTCGCCTTGGCAGATCGCACAAGTCTGTTCACTCCCGATGGTGGTTACACCGATGGTGCGCAATCCCGGCCCGGGCAATTCGTCACGGCTGCGGGTGAGGCTCCCGGGCAGCCGACCTCTCTTGATGAGAGCCAGCGTCTGATTCAGGAGAGAGCGGATCAAAGTGAATCGGTCCCCGTGGGTCCAGCCTCTCAGCAGGATTCCGGTGGGATGGGTGTCATGGACATGTCCATGGATATGGATATGGATATGGACATGGACATGGACATGACAGCTCCGGATCTTTCCGCGGCGGTGATGAACCTGCCTGGAGGTTCCAATGTTCATAACAGCTGTCTGCAGCTCGATGTGGATGGATCCCTCTGGTGGGGCGGCGGCATCAGCGGCAACCTGATCGTTCGCAACCCAATGGGAGTGGCTGTTGAAGATTGGCAGGTTTCGTTCCTGACGCCGCATGGTTCCTTTGAAAGCTGGTCAGGCGAAGTCCAGGTTTCCGATGCAGGCAACGGTCTCAACAAAGTCACCTTGACACCTGCCGACTGGAATCGAAGCATTGCCGCCAACGGTGAAATCTCGATCAGCTTCAACGCTCAGGGTGAGGACCTGGCTGACAGTGGTGCCCTCACCAGTGCTGAATTCTTCGCTGATGTTGTTGCACCTGTTGCGATCCAGGCGCCGGAGTTCATGGCCGGCGAAGCCGTCATCTCCGATCCCCAGCCTTTGGACGAGCAGCAGTTCTCGCCCTCTGAAGGTGACGCACAGTCAGAGAGTGGCTTGTCTTTCGCTGAGCCGGCAAGCGCTGACGTCGCTGCTGATCAGCCTGTGGATTTCGGGGTCGTGGAGGATGTCGTCAAGGAAGCACCCTCCCCCGCATCTGCTGATAGCAACGCACTGATGCTCGAGGCGAGCGGGAACCTCTACTGGGGTGGGATGAGTGGAATTCTCAGGATCACCAACATCTCGGAGAGCGCGATCGACAACTGGTCCGTCAGCTTCGACACCCCCCACAGCAATTTCCAGAGTTGGGCTGGGTCCTCTGATCTCGAAGCGCTGTCAGGCGGTGGCACCAGGGTGACCCTCACACCAGCAACTTGGAACAACACGATTGCAGCGGGGCAGAGCATTGATGTGAGTTTCAATGCCGTCAGTGAGGGCATTCCCAACAGTGGCGAACTCACAAGCGCGTTGTTTTTCTCGCAGGTGAATGGTTCGGAGGTCGCGTCTACTGATTCCGAGGTGTCTGTAGAGGTTGTGTCGACAGGTGGCTTGGCTGATACAGCAGCCCCAGCTTTATCCCCGACGGGCACATCGCTTCCCACGAGCACAGATCCCGTGTCCGCCGAGCCTGATGGGGTCAGCACATCCTCTCAGCCTGAAGATCTTGTCAACCCTGTCCAACCTGGGAGTGCGACGGATCGCCTTGTGATTGCTCCGGAGGTTGTGACGACTTCCGGCCAGGAGATCAGTGCATCAGACAAAAAGGTGGTTGCCTATTTTGAGGAATGGGGGATCTACGAACGTGATTTCCTCGTGCAGGACATCAATGTTGAACAGCTCACTCACATCAATTACAGCTTCTTTGATGTGAAGGCCAACGGCGATGTTCAGCTGTTCGATACCTGGGCGGCCACAGACAAGCGTTTCACTGCAGCTGAGCAGGTCAGTCGAACCTTTTCACAGGCTGATTGGCTGGAGCTGGAGTCCGAGCGTTTTCAGGCATATACGGCAGGAGCTGATTTCGTCGCCACGACCAATTCAGACGGATCGGTGACTGTGACCGGTGTTCCCATGGGCTGGAATACGCCTGTCGATTATGTCGGAAACCTGAGGCAGTTTGATCTGCTTAAACAGCTTCATCCTGAAGTGAATCTGGGGTTCGCTCTAGGTGGTTGGACCTTGTCAGATGAGTTCAGTCTGGCTGTTGACTCTGAAGCTGATCGAGAAGCATTCACTGACAATATTGTTGATGTATTTCAGCGATATGACTTCTTTAATACGGTTGATTTTGACTGGGAGTATCCTGGTGGTGGTGGCGAATCAGGTAACGCATCCAGTCCTGAAGATGGCGTCAACTTCGCTCTCACTCTTGAACTGCTGAGGGGAAAGCTTGATCAACTTGAGCAAGTAACGGGTGAGGATTATGAGGTATCGATCGCCACCGCCGGTGGTTATGACAAGCTCGCTAATCTGAATCTGCCAGGTGTTGATCCCTACGTCGATTTCTATAATGTGATGACCTACGATTTCCATGGAGGCTGGGAATCTAAAACTGGTCATCAGGCGGCCATGATCAATGACCCTGGTGGCTATGATGTTGTTACAGCAATTGAGCAGTTTCAGCTCAATAATGTTGACCTCAACAAGGTGATTCTCGGAGCGCCTACGTACACTCGTGCCTGGGGTGATGTTGATGCCGGAGAAACGCTGGGGTTGGGAAATTATGGAGATTCCCGGCAAGCCCCTGGTTCCTTCGAGGTTGGTAATTATGACCAGAAAGATCTCATCACCGGCATCAATGATGGATCCTATGAATTGATCTGGGACGATGATTCCAAGGCAGCCTTTGCCTACAACGATGCAACCCGCGTCTGGAGTTCCGTTGAAACGCCCGCAACGATCGCTGGTAAAACGGCATTCGTTGATGACATGGGACTCGGCGGAATGATGTTCTGGGCTTTGTCAAATGACAGCAGTGGAGATCAGAGCTTGATCACAGCGGCTTCAGAGTTGCTACGCGGATCGGCGACCTTCGATGAAGTGATCTCGCGCAGTGAGCAGTTCGATTTCATTCTTGGCGGTGACGGTCAATTCGGGCCCGATGACTTCACCCAATCCAACCCAGGTTCTGTTGGGGGGGGGATGAACCGTTCTGATCCTGATCCTTTCAACACAGCGGTCTCCATGGATGACCGCGACGATGGCTCCTCTCTTGTGGATTCAACGCAAATGTTCTGA
- a CDS encoding trypsin-like peptidase domain-containing protein — MSFILLPARVLAASNALPGTHSFVADAVRNVAPAVVRIDTERVVERQPFDPNLIDPLLRDLLGEPGYGPERQRGQGSGVVIDRQGLVLTNAHVVEQVEEVNVTLADGDQRDGVVIGRDPVTDLALVQLEGDDSPKPARLGDSDALDVGDWAIALGTPYGLERTVTLGIVSSLHRNISSLGFNDKRLDLIQTDAAINPGNSGGPLVNADGRVIGINTLVRSGPGAGLGFAIPINLASRVAEQLQQAGEVVHPYLGLQLIALTERIAREHNRDPNALVELPERSGALVQSVLPDSPAQRAGLRRGDLVVKAGDVPVDDPQTLLQQVDQAEIHQPLTLQIIRGEKDLELSVKPEPLPGFG, encoded by the coding sequence CTGTCATTCATTCTTCTGCCGGCCCGGGTGCTTGCCGCATCCAATGCGCTTCCCGGCACCCACAGCTTCGTGGCTGATGCAGTGCGCAACGTTGCTCCTGCAGTGGTGCGAATCGATACAGAGCGCGTGGTGGAACGCCAGCCCTTCGACCCCAATCTGATCGACCCGCTGCTGAGGGATTTGCTCGGCGAGCCAGGCTACGGACCTGAGCGTCAACGTGGTCAGGGTTCCGGGGTTGTGATCGACCGGCAGGGGCTGGTGCTCACCAATGCCCATGTTGTGGAACAGGTGGAGGAGGTCAATGTCACCCTGGCCGACGGCGATCAGAGAGATGGTGTCGTCATCGGGCGTGACCCGGTTACGGATCTGGCGCTGGTCCAGCTGGAGGGGGACGACTCACCCAAGCCGGCCAGGCTCGGTGACTCCGATGCTCTGGATGTCGGAGACTGGGCCATCGCCTTGGGCACGCCCTACGGCCTGGAGCGGACCGTGACCCTCGGAATTGTCAGCAGCCTGCATCGCAACATCAGCAGCCTCGGTTTCAACGACAAGCGTCTTGACTTGATTCAGACCGACGCTGCGATCAATCCCGGAAATTCAGGAGGCCCTCTGGTGAATGCCGATGGCCGAGTGATCGGTATCAACACGTTGGTTAGATCCGGCCCCGGGGCTGGACTTGGCTTTGCCATCCCCATCAACCTTGCGAGCCGCGTTGCTGAGCAGCTGCAGCAGGCCGGGGAGGTTGTTCATCCCTATCTTGGGCTTCAGTTGATCGCTCTGACGGAGAGAATCGCTAGAGAGCACAACCGGGATCCCAATGCGCTGGTTGAGCTGCCGGAACGATCTGGTGCTTTGGTTCAGTCTGTGCTGCCGGATAGTCCTGCTCAGCGCGCTGGCCTGCGTCGCGGCGATTTGGTGGTCAAGGCAGGAGATGTTCCTGTTGATGATCCCCAGACACTGCTTCAGCAGGTTGATCAGGCTGAGATCCATCAGCCCTTGACTCTGCAGATCATCCGTGGAGAAAAAGACCTGGAGCTGTCTGTTAAGCCCGAGCCATTACCGGGCTTCGGATAA
- the rpiA gene encoding ribose-5-phosphate isomerase RpiA: MSDLQNQMKKAVAEVAVEQFRDGMIVGLGSGSTAALMIKGLGQRLASGQLKDIVGVTTSFQGEVLAAELGIPLRSLNAVDRIDLAIDGADEVDPSFQLIKGGGACHVQEKLVAARAERFIVVVDSTKLVERLNLEFLLPVEVLPGAWRQVQQQLAAMNGKAELRMANRKAGPVVTDQGNLVLDVRFEGGISGPVDLERSINNIPGVLENGLFVNLADEVLVGEVNDGVAAVRRLDKAG, translated from the coding sequence ATGTCAGATCTTCAGAACCAGATGAAAAAGGCCGTCGCAGAAGTGGCGGTCGAACAGTTCCGTGACGGCATGATCGTGGGTCTGGGATCGGGTTCCACTGCAGCGCTGATGATCAAGGGACTCGGGCAGCGCCTGGCTTCAGGACAGCTCAAGGACATCGTCGGCGTCACCACGTCGTTTCAGGGAGAAGTGCTGGCTGCTGAGCTGGGAATCCCCCTGCGCAGCCTGAATGCTGTGGATCGGATTGATCTGGCCATCGATGGTGCCGATGAGGTGGATCCATCCTTCCAGCTGATCAAGGGCGGTGGTGCATGCCACGTTCAGGAGAAGCTTGTTGCCGCTCGCGCGGAACGTTTCATTGTGGTTGTGGATTCCACCAAGCTTGTCGAGCGACTCAACCTCGAATTTCTTCTGCCGGTTGAGGTTCTGCCGGGAGCCTGGCGTCAGGTTCAGCAGCAATTGGCCGCGATGAACGGAAAAGCTGAATTGCGCATGGCGAATCGCAAGGCTGGACCAGTGGTGACCGATCAGGGCAATCTCGTTCTGGATGTCCGCTTTGAAGGCGGGATTTCAGGCCCTGTGGATCTGGAGCGAAGCATCAACAACATTCCCGGTGTTCTGGAGAATGGTTTGTTCGTGAACCTTGCCGATGAGGTGCTGGTGGGTGAAGTCAACGACGGCGTGGCCGCTGTTCGTCGACTGGACAAGGCTGGCTGA